The sequence AATAAGAACTAATTTTTTTAAGGAAATATCTCAACTCGAATTCTTAACTGGCAAAAGAATCAATAAGGAGCAATTCTGATGAATAAGAAAATAATATTAATCGCATTGGTCGCGCTTGGAATAGCGGCAGCCGGATATTTTTTGTTTACGCAGGAAAAGAGCGTTCAAACAACCGAAAATAAAACGGAAGAAAAGCAGCTCTGGACGTGCGGAATGCACCCGGAAATTATTTTGGAAGAGCCGGGCGACTGCCCGATTTGCGGTATGAAATTAGTTCCTAAAAAAGGAACGGGCAAATCGAGCGGCGAAAGGAAAATTCTCTATTGGCGCGCACCGATGGACCCGAATGAAATTTACGACCATCCCGGCAAATCGAAAATGGGAATGGATCTGGTTCCGGTATACGAAGACGAAGCCGGCTCCTCCGGAATTGTTACAATCGACCCGGCGGTAGTTCAAAACATGAACGTTAAGACCGAAAAAGTAAAATCGATGCGACTTTCGAACATTGTCGTTACAAACGGAATTCTTACGACAAACGAACAAACCGATTACATAGTGACGACCAGGGTCAACGGGTGGATTGAGAAATTGTATATTAACTATACCGGACAAAAAGTGCATAAAGGCGACCGGCTGATGGATATCTACTCGCCCGAACTTGTCGCAGCCCAGCAGGAATTATTGTCCGCTATAGCCTATAAAAACGCCGTCAGCAAAACGGACGTAAACGATATTCTCGAAAGCGGCGATATGCTCATCAAGAACGCTATCAGGAAACTGGAGCTTCTTGAAATGTCCGACTCGGACATTAAAAAACTGATCGAGACGAAAGAAGTTAAAACCTACGCTACTCTCTACGCTCAGAAAAACGGAACCGTAATTTCGAAAAATGTGCTCGAAGGACAAAAAGTTATGCCGGGCATGCCGCTGCTTCAAATTTCGGATTTATCGTTATTGTGGCTGACCGCGGATATTTATGAATACGAACTCTCAAAAATAGAGTTAGGATCGAAATCCGAAATCCGTTTTAATTTTCTGCCGGATAAAATATTTACAGGAAAAGTAAGCTTTATATATCCGACAATCGAGCCCAAAACAAGAACGGCAAAAGTCAGGCTCGACATACCGAATAAAAGCGACTTGTTAAAACCCGCTATGCTCGCAAATGTTACGATTTACGGCAAAGACCTGGGCGTTAAGCCCGTAGCGCCCGAAAACGCTGTAATACGCAGCGGAAGAAAAGATATCGTTATCATATCGTTGGGCGAAGGAAAATTCAAACCGCAGGAGATAAAACTCGGCGGATATGCAGACGGATATTATCAGGTTCTCGGCGGTTTAACAGAAGGAACTACCATAGTTACATCCGCTCAGTTCCTCATCGATTCCGAAAGCAATTTAAGAGCGGCTGTCAGCCAGTTTACATCCGGTTCGGCCGAAGTAATCAAATCCCCGCAAGATACTACTGCTTCCCACAATACGAATATCGAAATGAAGAGCGGCGAAACGCACGATGCGCACTCGCATGATAACATGAACAACGCCGGCATGGAAAAAGGTAAAAAGAATGAATCGATTGTCCGGGAAGGCGTTATCGATTTGAAAGCGATCGACAGGAATAAAGACGGAAAAGTATATCAGGATTTGATGGACTGGAACGTTATCTCGGACGAACCCGGAAGGTGTCCGCTATGTAATATGATTTTATCCGAAGTAACTATAGAAGAAGCAAAACAAAATTTAATCGAACACGGTTTCCAAGTTAAGTAAATAAGGAGCTCCAGATGTTTACCGATGAAAAACAAAAAGAAGGTTTAATTGCCAAATTAATAGAATGGTCTTTGAATAATAAGTTCTTGGTAATTCTTTTTACAGTGGCTTTAATCCTGGGAGGAATCTGGTCTGTTTTAAACACTAAAATAGACGCCATCCCCGATTTGAGCGACGTTCAGGTTATTATCTATACCGAATATCCGGGTCAGGGACCGCGAATCGTTGAAGACCAGGTAACTTATCCCCTTACGACAAAAATGCTGTCGGTGCCTTACGCAAAAGACGTGCGCGGTTATTCTTTTTTCGGGTTCTCGATGGTTTATATAATATTTGAAGACGGAACGGATATTTATTGGGCAAGGAGCCGGGTTCTGGAATATCTGTCGGGTCTCCGCAGTTCTCTGCCGCAGGGAGTGTCGCCCGAATTGGGACCGGACGCAACCGGCTTAGGATGGGTTTATCAATACGTATTGAATTCCGACAAAAGAAGTCTTCAGGAACTCCGTTCGATTCAGGATTATTTTCTCAAGTACGAGCTTTCTTCGATTCCGGGAGTATCCGAAGTTGCAAGCATCGGCGGATACGTAAAACAATATCAGGTCAACGTAGATCCTACAAAACTGGCTTCTTACAATATACCGCTTCAGAAAGTTAAGACCGCTATACAACGCAGTAACAACGACGTCGGCGGACGACTCCTTGAAATGGGCGAAACCGAGTTTATGGTGCGCGGTCTCGGATACATAAAAAGCGCAGACGATCTGAAAAACGTTTCGATCGGAGTTTCTCCAACTACAGGAACGCCTATTTATCTTAAAGATGTAGCCACAATAAACATAGGTCCCGAACTTCGCAGAGGACTTGCCGATTGGAACGGCGAAGGCGAAACAGTAGGAGGAATTATAGTATTGCGCTACGGCGAGGACGCTCTTACCGTTATAAACAAAGTAAAAGAGCGGCTTGAAGAACTTAAAAAATCATT comes from Melioribacter roseus P3M-2 and encodes:
- a CDS encoding efflux RND transporter periplasmic adaptor subunit, with product MNKKIILIALVALGIAAAGYFLFTQEKSVQTTENKTEEKQLWTCGMHPEIILEEPGDCPICGMKLVPKKGTGKSSGERKILYWRAPMDPNEIYDHPGKSKMGMDLVPVYEDEAGSSGIVTIDPAVVQNMNVKTEKVKSMRLSNIVVTNGILTTNEQTDYIVTTRVNGWIEKLYINYTGQKVHKGDRLMDIYSPELVAAQQELLSAIAYKNAVSKTDVNDILESGDMLIKNAIRKLELLEMSDSDIKKLIETKEVKTYATLYAQKNGTVISKNVLEGQKVMPGMPLLQISDLSLLWLTADIYEYELSKIELGSKSEIRFNFLPDKIFTGKVSFIYPTIEPKTRTAKVRLDIPNKSDLLKPAMLANVTIYGKDLGVKPVAPENAVIRSGRKDIVIISLGEGKFKPQEIKLGGYADGYYQVLGGLTEGTTIVTSAQFLIDSESNLRAAVSQFTSGSAEVIKSPQDTTASHNTNIEMKSGETHDAHSHDNMNNAGMEKGKKNESIVREGVIDLKAIDRNKDGKVYQDLMDWNVISDEPGRCPLCNMILSEVTIEEAKQNLIEHGFQVK